The following DNA comes from Flavobacteriales bacterium.
CAGGAAGATATGGCTACAAGTGGCCAACTCTTGAAGAACTTTATGAAAAAGTTTTTTCAACTTCATTGACAGCTTCACATTCAGCACTTGGTGATGTAAAGGCTTGCAAAGACTGTTTTTTTGAGTTAGTAAATCGTGGAGTAATTAAATTATTTGGCAGCAAAGTATTAGTTGACACCGTAATTGATACAGATGACGAAGACCTTATTCAAATTGACGACATTGAAGATGAGATTACATATAATGGAGATTTTCAATATTTTACAAGAGTTCGCCACCTTGGACTAAAAGAACATAAATTTCTTAAAGCCTATGACGAATGGGTATTGGAAGAGAAAATTGAAAGACAAGTTGAGCGATTTAATGCAAAATGGGAGAAAGTAAAAGGCAAATTGCAAAGTGACTATTACAAACAATCAAACATTTTAGAAGCAGAAGAAAAAACAAAAGAAGCTGAAGAACAAATTAAACAACTTGAAACACTTTTAGAACAGACAATCAATGTAAATGATGCAGTAAATTGGGAAGAACTCAAAAATCATAGACCGTTCAAAGAAGTTTCGCCAGAAAATTATCTACAAACAAGACTTGATAAAATTACAAAACCAATAAAAGCGGGACATATTACTGTCCCCAAAGAACCATTACAAACAGACAGTGAATTTCAACCACAATTCAACTTTTTAGAAAAATACTTATTCAAGTCTTGGCAACAAAAAAAGATTGATAAAAGCATTCAAGATTTCAAAAACTCTCATTCCAACTGGTTAGCAGAGAAAGCTCGAATTGAAAAACAAAATAAGGACAATATTGAAAAATATGAGCAAGACACAATCTCATACAATAAAGAAATTGAACGGACAAAAGAACAGAACCGAGACGAAGTAATTGAATGGGAAAAGAGAAAAGAACAGTATTACAAAGACCAATCTGATTTCAATAACAAAATTGACTTGATGAAAGAAGAATATCTTCAAAAGAAACCTCATTCAATTATTGAAAATTGCGACTTGGTATTAAACAATTCAACGTATCCCGACTATTTTCCAAAAACATATGAACTTGATTACAACCCTGATAAGGAACATTTAGTTATTGACTTTTGCTTACCTCAAATTGAGAGTTTGCCGAGAACTAAAAGTGTGAAATATGTAAAAACCGAAGACAATTTCAAAGAGACAAGCATTTCAAACACAGCATTAAATCAACTATACAGTAGTGTTGTATTTCAAGTTGCTATTCGGACAGTTCACGAAATATTTGAAGCGGACGTGGTAAACGCAATTTCAACTGTATGCTTTAACGGCTATGTGGACAATGACAAAATAGAATATATAATTTCGTATCAGTCGGACAAGGAAACATTCAATAAATTAAACTTAAAAGGACTTGACTGTAAAGAGACAATCAAGAATTACAAAGGCAAGTTCACAGCTAAGTTGACAGAGATTGAACCACTAATGAAAATTGAACATAAAACCAAGCAGACACAATGACGACAGAAAGAAGGGCAGCCACTAACATGCGTTTGGCGCAATGGGGGTTGACGTGCAAAATTGAAAGTTCGTGCTTCTATTCAGCTTCGGTGCAGGTTGACAGTTTAGTGCTTCTAAGTCCCCCACTGCGCCAAGCGCAAAAACGTTAGCTGCAACCCGTGGGGACAGTGCTAACCCGAAACTGACTGCATAAAACGAACAGACAAAACACGAATGACGAAACTTTTTACATTTTTAATCGGGACAGTTTTTACACTCCAATCATTCGGACAGGAAAGTTGGTTTGACTTGAAATCTTCGGTTCTTTATATGAACATCACCGATAACGATTCGATAACGATTTACAATTACATTTTGACAAAACAAGTTCTTAACGACACGACAATTCAAGGCAAGACATTTCAAAAAATTCGTTGGACAAAGTTCAAAGACATTGACGGAGCAAAAACAAATTATTACGAATACGAACACCTTGCAGACAAAGAACTAATCCTGCTTGACCAAAACTTTCAAACAATTCACAACCTCAAACTCATTGCTAAACTTGACCAGCAAGGAATAATTTTCGGAAAGCAAGGGAAAATAAAAAGCGAATACATTGACTTACGAAGAAGTTATCCAAGAGATAGTTTAGTTCCCGACGACAGAACACCAATCAAGTTTTTCATTGACGATAATTGCAAATATGCTTTGACTTACCGACCAGAACTTAATGTGATTGAACTTGCAGACAATTGCAAGTCATCAACAAAGTATTGTTTAGGCGAAGTATTTAAAGACCTAACGAAAGGATTAGAAAACACAACTCCAATCAATTCCAACTTTGAACTCACAAAAGGTGACGAAGTGCAGCTTCATTACCGCAGACGATTTTACAATGACACAACAAGGTTGGCAGAGTTTGAAAAGAAGCAAATCATAACAATGGTTTATGATGGCGACACCATCATTGACAAACAAAAGCAGTTGATGATTACTTACAACGATTACAACTTTCTAAGTGGCAGAACCAAAGAACCACAAACTGTTTTCGTTACAATGACTGATAGCGGTTTCTATATGAACGGACAACAATTCATTCCGACAAAAAATTTCAAACCTGTTTTCAAAATTGATAGTTTGAAAATGGATGAAAGCAAAATCCCGAAAGAGTATCTTGACGAATACAGAAAAGAAGCAAAGAAAAAGTTCATCACTTTTTCCGCTTATGTGTATGACACATTAGGCGGAGTTGCTTTTCCAAGAGTTGTATTTCAACAGAGCAATTCACCTTATACAAATTATGTTCTTCCCTATTTCCCTGTTATGTATAACATCTTCCCTGGAATAGACGGAGTGATTACTTACATCAAGAAAGGCAACAAGCAATACGGAACGAAATTGGAACCCGAAGTAAAGACCGATGAAACCAACATCAGAAAAATAAAATGCCTCTCAAAAAAAGAAGTTCAACTTGACATTTATTTTACCGAAACTTGTGATGTTACAGTTTTAATTTACGACAAGAACGAAAAGACAAAACCAATTCACAAAACACAAATCACAACAACAGGATTGCAAACAATAACGGTAAAGACACCGAAGCTAAAGAGAGGAGAATATTATCAAATACAAGTTGAGTATAAGAAAGACAATAACACAGGAGTTTTGACAACAGGATTTACCGCAAACTACAAATGACAATGGACAATCGGGCAGCAGCTAACATGGTATTGCCGCAATGGGGGGTGAAGTGCTTCTATGAAACTTTTGTGCGTGAACGAGCAGCAGTGCATCTATTGAACATTTGTGCTAAAAATCCCCCACTGCGGCAATACCCGAACCGTTATGTGGCATTTTAAAAAGATGACTATGAACATTAAAACTGCGTTAGCACTGACGATCACAATTTTCGGCTTCAACCAAGTTTTCGGACAGGACTTCAATGAATGTAAAGTTGATTTTTTTCTTCTCGAATCTCAGGAGAGTTTCAGCACAGACGACAATGGACGAGAATATGTGCTAATCTCAGACAACCTTCCAGAATATGAAATCAAAAACACGCCGACAAAAACTCTTGAAGAAATCAAGTCAGAATTATCTGAGAAGCTCAAGGATAATAAGGACTACAACAAAAACAATCCAGTCGTTAGAGACAGCCTAATTGACTATTATTCTGAACTTGCTCACAATGTTGGGGTAAATATAATTTGGTGGGAAAAATGGCGAGAAGCGACAGAAGAAGAACTAAATGAATACAAGAAAAGGACGATAGCATACGACAAGAAATCATCATACGGATTTCATAATCTTCCAGGCGGTGGAACTGATTACGGAAGGTATTGGGATCCTTCAATACCAAAGCCTGAAGTCATTGATGAAAACACTCAAATAAGGCATACTACTCTTTATCAGCGAAGGCAGAAAAGAATTCGTGACGATTTGCCTCTGTTTTGGATACAGCCTAAAGACAGTGCATTTGTTTTTCAATACAACCGAGATAATCGGGAATACACATTTCCAATCGGTGCAACACCCGTATTTAGTTTCGACCCTTACAAAAATTCGAGCTTTGTTCTCCGAAATGAAAAGCAAGGCAACTATTCAAGCATGTGGAAGCTGTTGGTCTTTATTGTAGACAATGAATACAAGCTTGCTATGTATAATTTCAAGTTTAATCAAGGTCAATACGAACCCACAATGGATTATTCAATAGACATTTTCTACGATAAGAAAAAAATAGAAAAGATTGCCGAGTTTCTCAATTCCCTAAAATCAAAAGAACTTGTTATCCAAGCAGACGGTGAAGAGTTTATGAATCCTTCGATAACCGACATTTCATTCAATTTGAAGACATTAAATATCTCTTACACGAGTAGCGGCAATTCATACACAAAAGAATTTGAAGGCTATCCTGACCCAAACTATCGTTATGACAGTGGTTGGAAAGACAAAAGAGTAAAACAGATATACAACTTCCCGATATATTACACAGACTGTTACAACAAGAAACTTGAAGACTTTAACAATTTGACTTTAAAGAGTGATTATATCAATGACCCAACATTGAAGAAGCAGCTTTACAATGCTTTGGCTTCTTCTCCTGAGTGGCTCAATTATTCAATTGAGAAAGTTATTCTAACCAATAAATCGCAATGGGCAATAGTCACCAACAAATACACAGGAATAAAGGAAAGTCGGTTTATTCTTGCAGACGTATACGCTAAAAGCACCAAAACGGGAAAATGTTACTTACAAAAGGAAGTTTATTTCAGTCAGAAATTGGACCCGCTTGGAGAGTATGTTTATTCAATTTTCGTCTCTGTACCTCAAACCATGCAACCATATCCATGTAACCTGAAATAATGAATTATGGAATACAATAAAGACTCTGCCCACCACGACTATCTGCAAATCCCACTTGGTTGGGACGCACCAGAATTTAATCTAAGAATAACAGTTGTACCTGAAAATGAAACAGTACGGTTGAATAAGACGGATGGAAAAAATCATATTTACCCCGGACCAGAATTTGACTATCAACACATTCCGAAACTGATTGAAGCCCTAGCAAAAATCTATAATGACAAGAAGGAAAAATAAAAACGCCACATAACAAAGTATAAAAAGCATAGGGCAGACAAGAGTTTCAGAGAGTTTAATGCTCTCAACAAACATTCTACTCAGCTGACAGTAAAGTGCTCCGAAAGCCCTACGTTTTTTATACAGAGCCGTTGTAGTGCATTAACATTAAAGAGAACCGATATGCCAATTAATATTTACGCAGAAGACTCAGGAGAAAAGTTAGATTGGCTTTGTGATGAAGATTGGGATTTGCCAACCCAAATAGACGCTCTTGAAACTTGGCTGATGAACAAGGGAAAAACTTTAAAACCGAATAAATACGTTGCCGATATAGGTTTTGGTATCCGTAAAGATGCAACAGGTGGCGGTGGCATATTAAACTCGAAATCAATGGCAATTATGGGCGAAATTGGAATGGATGTGTACTTCTCCGAATATCCTTCAAGTGAATAAATATGAATAGTAAGAATGTAAATATCCAATTGACTAGGGACGAAGCGATAGTCCTATTCGAATTTCTCGGTAGGTTTAACGAGCGCTTTGACTCTGATAAATTTGAAGACCAAGCTGAGGAAAGGGTTTTGTGGGACATTGAATGCATATTGGAAAAAGAATTAAGCGAACCGTTTCAATCCGACTATCAAGAGATTGTTGAGAGAGCGAGAATAAATGTTCGTGATAAAAAAGGATAAATAACGACACCACAACAATAGCTAAAATGCATGCGTAACCAACCTAACC
Coding sequences within:
- a CDS encoding 3'-5' exonuclease — translated: MYLFLDTETTGLPLDWKAPVGQLENWPRIVEIGWILTDKDGQEIESETIILKPDGFKIPADASAIHGITNEIANEKGQDRVEVLKKFSDLLSKATVLVAHNIDFDKKVVHAEFMRYNIKSSIHKIDKLCTKELTTDYCKLPGRYGYKWPTLEELYEKVFSTSLTASHSALGDVKACKDCFFELVNRGVIKLFGSKVLVDTVIDTDDEDLIQIDDIEDEITYNGDFQYFTRVRHLGLKEHKFLKAYDEWVLEEKIERQVERFNAKWEKVKGKLQSDYYKQSNILEAEEKTKEAEEQIKQLETLLEQTINVNDAVNWEELKNHRPFKEVSPENYLQTRLDKITKPIKAGHITVPKEPLQTDSEFQPQFNFLEKYLFKSWQQKKIDKSIQDFKNSHSNWLAEKARIEKQNKDNIEKYEQDTISYNKEIERTKEQNRDEVIEWEKRKEQYYKDQSDFNNKIDLMKEEYLQKKPHSIIENCDLVLNNSTYPDYFPKTYELDYNPDKEHLVIDFCLPQIESLPRTKSVKYVKTEDNFKETSISNTALNQLYSSVVFQVAIRTVHEIFEADVVNAISTVCFNGYVDNDKIEYIISYQSDKETFNKLNLKGLDCKETIKNYKGKFTAKLTEIEPLMKIEHKTKQTQ